Proteins from a single region of Neodiprion virginianus isolate iyNeoVirg1 chromosome 4, iyNeoVirg1.1, whole genome shotgun sequence:
- the LOC124302489 gene encoding ataxin-2 homolog gives MASVDQQQKQKQYVGNTESEKLHCKDCGIYFESDKSLVVHLQYHHENLMNQWASEAQQEESNNNNSKAGNHNSHVTVKRDSTTALADSSEPPSRPPSEGASPAQQNLPTPGIQPQQQQQQQQRQQQQQQQQQQQQQQQQQQQQQQQQQPPTSQSFGHYQTPMFHDASFFMENEPAFIIPHEYSPSHEPETQTGYRYHPYQHSQHYPPERANSVSSMSPRSPLQCDKCGAVFENVGLLGEHVRANHPTSPGGYPGQPQYQQIGNSPSQQSQQQQQQQQQQQQQQQQQQQQQQQQQQQQQQQQQQQQLHASPPQAANSQQQQQQSAGYDYNNGRVMKQEVKQEPEEQAEILDLDSHKVQTHRYEEELMRLHQQQQQEMQMQLHQQQQQQQQQQQQQQQAMQHPGRGGPHSVSSMLGWPSAQPHEYHPGVSPMPPMGPMDNVSPIPDQSQFLRAQHMAVESPRHPGSPIITSTQQMPTHQLSGILQQPPKPPPVTNQSWKSNEARRPKTYNCTACNKWFTSSGHLKRHYNTTLHKNAVKQSGQPDPANMPISAHHHPGRDPVMGSGRGPPRSPELSSSGSPPNLMAGPSGEAARGLLHTATLYTNSNSNSSESSATIQQQPPSTLHIPSTMVPLNSPLPSPMAGHHHPHHHQHQMGSPSQMGAHHPMNSPMSPMGVHPHLNSPSPMASHPHMTSPSPIMGAPMNSPPMGGPSMPHQPYPNALPPHVTTTTSIPGLLESITSQVTTIGNDPSAQQQQQQQSHEMLPGFGTFSNHQKPLPSFTQFGITGFFIGQNQPQAVNVGGLSPEESLPQDRSFDSPGSNYDPYRNSPPRYESLTAMEVVQEPDSLAIVQFVHVPQQQQQQQQQQQQQQHRQPKTFEANNNLPQSKTEPGPKIVKDDVTDMKKVLLMYKKHKIAVTETGSHYISEDGFHKCLECDKVFNKACYLTQHNKSFHSGEKPFKCQQCGKRFPLEYLHAKHLHKHAGEKPYKCESCPKQFNHKTDLRRHMCLHTGEKPYACDTCGKGFIRKDHMMKHLETHKKKNNHHHGHGQHNQHNNRVLIV, from the coding sequence ATGGCAAGTGTCGATCAACAACAGAAGCAGAAACAGTACGTTGGTAACACCGAGAGCGAAAAACTTCACTGCAAAGACTGTGGCATCTATTTCGAGAGTGACAAGAGCTTGGTAGTTCATCTGCAATATCACCACGAAAATCTAATGAATCAGTGGGCAAGCGAAGCGCAGCAGGAGGagagcaacaacaacaacagcaagGCTGGGAATCACAATAGCCACGTGACAGTGAAACGAGATAGCACGACGGCGCTGGCCGATTCAAGTGAACCTCCCTCTAGGCCGCCGTCCGAGGGAGCGTCACCGGCTCAGCAAAATTTACCAACGCCCGGCATCCAaccgcagcagcagcagcaacagcagcaacgacagcagcaacagcagcagcagcaacagcagcagcagcagcagcagcagcagcagcagcagcagcaacaacagcagccACCGACCTCGCAGTCCTTCGGTCACTACCAAACGCCAATGTTCCACGACGCAAGCTTCTTCATGGAAAATGAACCGGCTTTCATCATTCCCCACGAATACTCGCCCAGTCACGAGCCCGAGACGCAAACCGGCTACAGGTATCACCCCTACCAACATTCCCAGCACTATCCTCCGGAACGGGCTAACTCTGTAAGCTCCATGAGCCCCAGGAGCCCCTTGCAGTGCGACAAGTGCGGCGCTGTTTTCGAAAATGTAGGCCTGCTAGGTGAGCACGTTCGTGCCAATCATCCGACATCCCCCGGCGGTTATCCCGGTCAGCCGCAGTATCAGCAGATCGGTAATAGTCCGTCGCAGCAGagccagcagcagcagcagcagcaacagcaacaacaacaacaacaacaacaacaacaacaacaacaacaacaacaacagcaacaacaacaacaacaacaacaacaacaacaattgcATGCGTCACCGCCGCAGGCTGCAAATTctcaacagcaacagcaacaatcGGCTGGGTACGACTATAACAATGGGCGCGTGATGAAACAGGAGGTGAAACAAGAGCCTGAAGAGCAAGCCGAGATCCTCGATCTCGACTCGCACAAGGTGCAAACGCATCGCTATGAGGAAGAACTGATGAGGCTgcatcaacaacagcaacaagaGATGCAGATGCAGCtgcatcagcagcagcagcaacaacaacagcagcagcaacaacagcagcaggcGATGCAGCATCCCGGGAGAGGTGGACCGCACTCGGTGAGTTCTATGTTAGGATGGCCTTCCGCACAGCCTCACGAGTACCATCCTGGTGTGTCGCCGATGCCGCCAATGGGACCGATGGACAACGTGTCGCCGATACCGGACCAGAGCCAGTTCCTGAGGGCGCAGCACATGGCGGTAGAATCGCCGAGGCATCCGGGATCGCCAATAATAACCAGCACGCAACAGATGCCGACCCATCAGCTGTCCGGGATTCTACAGCAGCCCCCTAAACCACCGCCGGTAACGAATCAGTCGTGGAAAAGCAACGAGGCGCGCAGACCAAAGACTTACAATTGCACGGCGTGCAACAAGTGGTTCACCAGCTCGGGCCACCTGAAGCGTCACTACAACACGACGCTGCACAAGAACGCGGTTAAGCAGAGCGGACAGCCCGACCCGGCGAACATGCCGATTAGCGCCCACCATCATCCCGGCCGAGACCCGGTAATGGGATCGGGAAGGGGGCCGCCCAGGTCGCCGGAACTATCTTCTTCGGGGAGTCCCCCAAACTTGATGGCAGGTCCCTCGGGCGAGGCGGCGAGGGGCCTGCTCCACACGGCCACCCTCTACACCAACAGCAATTCCAACAGCAGCGAATCTTCGGCAACCATACAGCAGCAACCGCCTTCAACACTCCACATCCCATCCACAATGGTGCCCCTCAATTCCCCGCTGCCATCGCCAATGGCGGGCCACCACCACCCGCACCACCACCAGCATCAAATGGGTTCGCCGTCGCAAATGGGGGCCCACCATCCCATGAATTCGCCCATGTCGCCCATGGGGGTCCATCCGCACCTGAATTCACCTTCACCGATGGCCTCCCATCCGCACATGACTTCACCATCTCCAATAATGGGGGCGCCAATGAATTCGCCGCCGATGGGGGGTCCTTCGATGCCTCATCAGCCGTACCCAAACGCCTTGCCCCCCCACGTTACAACTACTACCAGCATCCCGGGTCTACTGGAGTCTATCACCAGCCAAGTAACTACTATTGGTAACGACCCCAGCGCccagcaacaacagcagcagcaaagCCACGAGATGCTGCCCGGTTTTGGGACCTTCAGCAATCACCAGAAGCCCCTGCCGAGCTTCACTCAGTTCGGTATCACCGGGTTTTTTATAGGCCAGAACCAACCGCAGGCCGTTAACGTGGGGGGGCTAAGTCCGGAGGAAAGCCTTCCTCAAGACAGATCCTTTGATTCCCCAGGATCAAACTACGATCCCTACAGAAACTCGCCACCCAGGTACGAGTCCCTGACCGCCATGGAAGTTGTCCAAGAACCCGATTCCCTTGCTATCGTGCAGTTCGTTCATGTTCctcagcagcagcaacaacagcaacagcaacagcaacagcaacagcaccGTCAACCGAAAACTTTTGAGGCGAACAACAATCTGCCTCAAAGTAAGACGGAACCGGGTCCGAAGATCGTCAAAGACGATGTTACGGACATGAAGAAGGTACTGCTGATGTACAAGAAGCATAAAATCGCGGTCACGGAAACCGGTTCGCACTACATATCGGAGGACGGGTTTCACAAGTGCCTCGAGTGCGACAAGGTCTTCAACAAGGCCTGCTACTTGACGCAGCACAACAAAAGCTTTCATTCgggtgaaaaaccgtttaaaTGCCAACAGTGTGGCAAGAGATTTCCCCTTGAGTACCTGCACGCCAAACACTTACATAAGCACGCCGGTGAGAAGCCCTACAAGTGCGAGTCATGCCCGAAACAGTTCAATCACAAGACCGATCTCAGACGGCACATGTGCCTTCACACGGGTGAGAAACCCTACGCCTGCGACACCTGCGGCAAGGGGTTCATAAGGAAGGATCACATGATGAAACACTTGGAGACTCacaaaaagaagaacaatCATCATCACGGTCACGGTCAGCACAATCAACACAATAACAGAGTGCTCATCGTTTGA